The Terriglobus sp. TAA 43 sequence GTGCTGCGGATTGTCTGCACTACGCCGCCAGTCTGCAATACACCGGTCGCCGGCTTCACGCTGGTCGTCAGTTTTACGCCAATGGAGCCGGACACGTTGTACATGCGACCGTTTTCCGTATGGATGTTCAGCAGCGCGCGGCTGGCCTGCATGCTTTCACGGCCACTGTCCGCCGTGATGTGCACGTGGCCTTCAGCTTCCGCGTCACCGGTGGTCTGGTCATAACGGATGTGGTCAGCTTCCAGTCGATAGTCGCCGTAGGTGACCACCACGTTGCCATCCAGCAGCAGCATGTTGCCATTTCGGCTCTGGCGGTCGCTATCGATGGTGATCTTTTTTGCTGAAGGCTCCGGCACAGGGACGGCTGTGGGAAACCGTTCCGTGCCCGGATCCTGCGGCAGATCGCGCGATTGCGGCGTTGCGGCAGAGGATGTATCCGCAGGGGGTTCCTTGGCAGTTACCTGCTGTGCCGTCGCAGACACTCCAAACGCTGCTGCCAAAGTGATACACCAGCAAATACAGGCTTCGCGCACGGATGCGAAGCCAGGCGGCAACACCCCGGAGCGCGTGCTGGATGTCTGCGTTACGTTCTTCCGGAAAATGGCGTTGCTGCTCACTGAAGTTTCTATTCTACGAAAGTGAGACGCCTTGAGCACCGCGAGCCCTCTCCCCCTGCAGCCGCTACCCGCTGGCACCGTTTCTGAAGAGGAAGCACGCGCCCTCAAGCGTGAGATTGCCAACCGCCTGGCCGAGCACCGCCAGCGCCGCGGACGTCCCTCGGAGATGCAGACCTCGCTGCCGATTGAGGTCCCCGCACCACGTCATCGCGTTGCGGACTCTGTGGCCGCCCGTTACGCCCGATCCGTTTCCTATAGTGACTTTCTAAAGCAGGAAGCAGAGGCCGCCATCCGGCAGGCCGAGGCAGCCGCCGAGGTGGCTCGCCGCAATGCTGAGGCCATTGCCGCCGCGCAGCAGCAGCTTCTGGAAGAGATTGAGCAGTGGAACGAACCGGTAGCGCCCCAGCCGGAAGCGCATGGCCCTGCCGAGGTCATCACCTTTGCTGCGCCGGTGGAGACGGAATCGCCGCTGGGAGTTTCTGAAGCTGTTACGGAATCCCGGATTGTGGCGGTCGACGAGCCCGTGAGCGTTCCGGCACCGCAGATCGCAGAACCTGCTGCAGCGCCCGTTGTGGCGCAGTCTGTGGTTGCAGCGCCTCCTGCTCGTCCGGATTTTGCGCAGGTGTTCACCGCTGCGGTCAATGAGATTCAGGAACGACCAGCAACCCTGGCTGAGCGCCTGGGGCTGGCTACCGGACCGTTGGATTCTGCTGTAGCCCTGCCGACGAACCTGATTGAATTTCCTCGCCAGCTTGTGGCCGCA is a genomic window containing:
- a CDS encoding RDD family protein; this encodes MSTASPLPLQPLPAGTVSEEEARALKREIANRLAEHRQRRGRPSEMQTSLPIEVPAPRHRVADSVAARYARSVSYSDFLKQEAEAAIRQAEAAAEVARRNAEAIAAAQQQLLEEIEQWNEPVAPQPEAHGPAEVITFAAPVETESPLGVSEAVTESRIVAVDEPVSVPAPQIAEPAAAPVVAQSVVAAPPARPDFAQVFTAAVNEIQERPATLAERLGLATGPLDSAVALPTNLIEFPRQLVAARKARPRLAEGPLREEADAAPERAQLRIFEVEASAVSTEPVIESILPEWHTIRLDVDASVRMAESPDAQISFAMPLYVAPGSQRMMAFLVDACCVVTGFLMAVTVAAYASPVLPTGLSAVLASVVTLFAFAIGYQALFFSLSGTTPGMRYARIGFCTFSDENPTRKAMLHRIFALLLAGMPLGLGLLWACMDEENLGWHDRISRMYPRGY